The proteins below are encoded in one region of Gambusia affinis linkage group LG07, SWU_Gaff_1.0, whole genome shotgun sequence:
- the acap3b gene encoding arf-GAP with coiled-coil, ANK repeat and PH domain-containing protein 3b isoform X5 gives MTVDFEECIKDSPRFRAGIDDVETDVVEIEAKLDKLVKLCSGMIEAGRVYVSANKLFVNGIRDLSHQCKKEEMISECLEKCGESLQEIVNYQTILFDQAQRSIKQQLHTFIKEDIRKFKDTKKQFDRVREDMELAQVKNAQAPRNKVHEAEEATQALILSRKAFRHLALDYVLQINVLQAKKKFEILDAMLSFMRAQYTLFKQGFNILDEIDPYMKKLAAQLDQLVIDSAMEKRELEHKHALIQQRTLMQDFSYDDPKLEFNVDAPNGVVMEGYLFKRASNAFKTWNRRWFSIQNSQLVYQKKLKDSLTVVVEDLRLCSVKPCEDNERRFCFEVVSPTKSCMLQAESEKLRQAWIQAVQASIASAYKDIGDNYYIERLDRTASPSTSSIDSASEPRDRGERADKACRGGGESLLQRVQSLPGNELCSDCGQAAPCWASINLGVLLCIECSGIHRSLGVHFSKVRSLTLDSWEPELLKLMCELGNTVINNIYEGACEELGVKKPGPSSSRQEKEAWIKFKYVEKRFLKKLSGSEVLVEGERKSRPWMVKKCQRHSSSVRAPNKARRKYHRYEPGSASPANLTAAAAAKFRRDSLFCPDELDSLFSYFDTGSGPRSPAGLSSDSGLGGSTDGSTDILVFGSVTEEEEESEESSSGEVEIEQEGSSDPEDPRELHPGALLYRSSRLHNLPLMAEALAHGADVHGTNEEEEGKTALIQAVVGGSLIACEFLLQNGADVNQRDMRGKGPLHHATYMGHTGQVCLFLKRGASQTEVDEQGNDPLSIAVQAANADIVTLLRLARMNEEMREAEAPLGQPGQYPSSSPTEQQYRKCIQEFICLNIDES, from the exons CTGGTGAAGCTGTGCAGCGGGATGATCGAGGCCGGCAGGGTCTATGTCAGCGCCAATAAACTCTTTGTCAATGGCATCAGAGATCTGTCCCACCAGTGCAAGAAGGAGGAGATGATATCA GAATGCCTTGAAAAGTGTGGCGAAAGCCTCCAGGAGATTGTCAACTATCAAACG ATTTTGTTTGACCAGGCTCAGAGGTCGATCAAACAGCAGCTTCATACCTTCATTAAGGA GGATATCCGTAAGTTCAAGGACACCAAGAAGCAGTTTGACCGCGTGCGCGAGGACATGGAGCTGGCTCAAGTGAAGAACGCTCAGGCACCGAGGAACAAGGTGCACGAAGCAGAGGAGGCCACACAGGCGCTCATCCTCAGCCGCAAAGCCTTCAGGCACCTCGCCCTGGACTATGTGCTGCAG aTTAATGTCCTTCAAGCTAAGAAGAAGTTTGAAATCCTTGATGCA ATGCTGTCTTTCATGCGAGCCCAGTATACTTTGTTCAAGCAAGGCTTCAACATTTTAGATGAGATTGACCCCTACATGAAAAAGCTGGCTGCACAG TTGGACCAGCTGGTGATCGACTCTGCCATGGAGAAGAGGGAGCTGGAGCACAAACACGCTCTCATCCAGCAGAGG ACTCTGATGCAG GATTTTTCCTACGATGATCCCAAGCTTGAATTCAATGTGGACGCACCCAATGGGGTCGTCATGGAGGGCTATCTGTTCAAGAGAGCCAGCAATGCTTTCAAAACTTGGAACAG GCGGTGGTTTTCAATCCAAAACAGCCAGCTGGTCTACCAAAAAAAACTCAAG GATTCTCTGACGGTGGTGGTTGAGGATCTGAGGCTGTGCTCAGTCAAACCATGTGAAGATAATGAGAGGAGATTCTGCTTTGAGGTGGTTTCGCCCACAAA GAGCTGCATGCTGCAAGCAGAGTCTGAGAAGCTGCGGCAGGCTTGGATCCAGGCGGTCCAGGCGAGCATCGCTTCTGCTTACAAAGACATCGGCGACAACTATTACATTGAG CGTTTGGACCGGACGGCTTCACCGTCCACCAGCAGCATCGACTCTGCCAGCGAGCCCCGGGACAGGGGGGAGAGGGCGGACAAGGCGTGCCGGGGCGGCGGGGAGTCTCTCCTTCAGCGGGTGCAGAGCCTGCCGGGCAACGAGCTGTGCAGCGACTGCGGCCAGGCGGCTCCATGCTGGGCTTCAATCAACCTGGGCGTGCTGCTTTGCATCGAGTGCTCAGGGATCCACAG gaGTTTAGGCGTTCATTTCTCTAAAGTGCGCTCGCTGACATTGGACTCGTGGGAGCCAGAATTACTCAAG CTCATGTGTGAGTTGGGAAACACTGTGATCAACAACATTTACGAGGGAGCCTGCGAGGAACTGGGAGTTAAGAAACCGGGACCGTCTAGCTCGAG GCAGGAGAAAGAGGCCTGGATCAAGTTTAAATATGTTGAGAAACGCTTCCTGAAGAAGCTGAGTGGGAGCGAGGTCCTGgtggagggagagaggaagTCCCGCCCCTGGATGGTGAAGAAATGCCAGAGACACAGCAGCTCTGTGCGGGCCCCCAACAAGGCGCGCAGGAAGTACCACCGCTACGAGCCTGGCAGCGCCTCACCCGCCAACCTCACAGCTG CCGCTGCAGCAAAATTTCGACGGGACTCCCTGTTCTGCCCAGACGAGCTGGACTCTCTGTTTTCTTACTTTGACACCGGCTCTGGTCCTCGCA GCCCTGCAGGTCTCAGCAGCGACAGCGGCCTGGGAGGAAGCACAGACGGCAGCACCGACATCCTTGTGTTTGGCAGTGTGACGGAGGAAG AAGAGGAGTCGGAGGAGTCCTCCAGTGGGGAGGTGGAGATCGAACAGGAGGGGTCTTCGGATCCCGAGGATCCCAGGGAGTTGCATCCTGGGGCTCTGCTCTATCGCTCCTCTCGTCTCCACAATTTGCCCCTCATGGCAGAGGCACTGGCGCACGGTGCTGATGTGCACGGTACCAACgaagaagaggagggaaaaaCAGCTCTTATACAGGCTGTGGTCGGG GGATCTTTGATCGCTTGTGAGTTCTTGCTACAGAACGGAGCTGATGTGAACCAGAGAGACATGCGAGGCAAGGGCCCGCTTCACCACGCTACCTACATGGGCCACACCGG acaggtgtgtttgtttctcaagAGAGGAGCATCGCAGACGGAAGTGGACGAGCAGGGTAACGACCCCCTCAGCATCGCTGTTCAGGCTGCCAACGCAGACATCGTCACGCT GTTGCGACTGGCGCGGATGAACGAGGAGATGCGCGAGGCGGAGGCTCCACTGGGTCAACCAGGTCAATATCCAAGCAGCAGCCCCACTGAGCAGCAGTATAGGAAGTGCATCCAGGAATTCATCTGCCTCAACATAGACGAGAGCTAG
- the acap3b gene encoding arf-GAP with coiled-coil, ANK repeat and PH domain-containing protein 3b isoform X2, giving the protein MTVDFEECIKDSPRFRAGIDDVETDVVEIEAKLDKLVKLCSGMIEAGRVYVSANKLFVNGIRDLSHQCKKEEMISECLEKCGESLQEIVNYQTILFDQAQRSIKQQLHTFIKEDIRKFKDTKKQFDRVREDMELAQVKNAQAPRNKVHEAEEATQALILSRKAFRHLALDYVLQINVLQAKKKFEILDAMLSFMRAQYTLFKQGFNILDEIDPYMKKLAAQLDQLVIDSAMEKRELEHKHALIQQRTLMQDFSYDDPKLEFNVDAPNGVVMEGYLFKRASNAFKTWNRRWFSIQNSQLVYQKKLKDSLTVVVEDLRLCSVKPCEDNERRFCFEVVSPTKSCMLQAESEKLRQAWIQAVQASIASAYKDIGDNYYIERLDRTASPSTSSIDSASEPRDRGERADKACRGGGESLLQRVQSLPGNELCSDCGQAAPCWASINLGVLLCIECSGIHRSLGVHFSKVRSLTLDSWEPELLKLMCELGNTVINNIYEGACEELGVKKPGPSSSRQEKEAWIKFKYVEKRFLKKLSGSEVLVEGERKSRPWMVKKCQRHSSSVRAPNKARRKYHRYEPGSASPANLTAAAAAKFRRDSLFCPDELDSLFSYFDTGSGPRSPAGLSSDSGLGGSTDGSTDILVFGSVTEEEEESEESSSGEVEIEQEGSSDPEDPRELHPGALLYRSSRLHNLPLMAEALAHGADVHGTNEEEEGKTALIQAVVGGSLIACEFLLQNGADVNQRDMRGKGPLHHATYMGHTGQVCLFLKRGASQTEVDEQGNDPLSIAVQAANADIVTLLRLARMNEEMREAEAPLGQPGVSTGSRKDNLKDVRDRVTSPVLMSFASFLSSRLSSPRS; this is encoded by the exons CTGGTGAAGCTGTGCAGCGGGATGATCGAGGCCGGCAGGGTCTATGTCAGCGCCAATAAACTCTTTGTCAATGGCATCAGAGATCTGTCCCACCAGTGCAAGAAGGAGGAGATGATATCA GAATGCCTTGAAAAGTGTGGCGAAAGCCTCCAGGAGATTGTCAACTATCAAACG ATTTTGTTTGACCAGGCTCAGAGGTCGATCAAACAGCAGCTTCATACCTTCATTAAGGA GGATATCCGTAAGTTCAAGGACACCAAGAAGCAGTTTGACCGCGTGCGCGAGGACATGGAGCTGGCTCAAGTGAAGAACGCTCAGGCACCGAGGAACAAGGTGCACGAAGCAGAGGAGGCCACACAGGCGCTCATCCTCAGCCGCAAAGCCTTCAGGCACCTCGCCCTGGACTATGTGCTGCAG aTTAATGTCCTTCAAGCTAAGAAGAAGTTTGAAATCCTTGATGCA ATGCTGTCTTTCATGCGAGCCCAGTATACTTTGTTCAAGCAAGGCTTCAACATTTTAGATGAGATTGACCCCTACATGAAAAAGCTGGCTGCACAG TTGGACCAGCTGGTGATCGACTCTGCCATGGAGAAGAGGGAGCTGGAGCACAAACACGCTCTCATCCAGCAGAGG ACTCTGA TGCAGGATTTTTCCTACGATGATCCCAAGCTTGAATTCAATGTGGACGCACCCAATGGGGTCGTCATGGAGGGCTATCTGTTCAAGAGAGCCAGCAATGCTTTCAAAACTTGGAACAG GCGGTGGTTTTCAATCCAAAACAGCCAGCTGGTCTACCAAAAAAAACTCAAG GATTCTCTGACGGTGGTGGTTGAGGATCTGAGGCTGTGCTCAGTCAAACCATGTGAAGATAATGAGAGGAGATTCTGCTTTGAGGTGGTTTCGCCCACAAA GAGCTGCATGCTGCAAGCAGAGTCTGAGAAGCTGCGGCAGGCTTGGATCCAGGCGGTCCAGGCGAGCATCGCTTCTGCTTACAAAGACATCGGCGACAACTATTACATTGAG CGTTTGGACCGGACGGCTTCACCGTCCACCAGCAGCATCGACTCTGCCAGCGAGCCCCGGGACAGGGGGGAGAGGGCGGACAAGGCGTGCCGGGGCGGCGGGGAGTCTCTCCTTCAGCGGGTGCAGAGCCTGCCGGGCAACGAGCTGTGCAGCGACTGCGGCCAGGCGGCTCCATGCTGGGCTTCAATCAACCTGGGCGTGCTGCTTTGCATCGAGTGCTCAGGGATCCACAG gaGTTTAGGCGTTCATTTCTCTAAAGTGCGCTCGCTGACATTGGACTCGTGGGAGCCAGAATTACTCAAG CTCATGTGTGAGTTGGGAAACACTGTGATCAACAACATTTACGAGGGAGCCTGCGAGGAACTGGGAGTTAAGAAACCGGGACCGTCTAGCTCGAG GCAGGAGAAAGAGGCCTGGATCAAGTTTAAATATGTTGAGAAACGCTTCCTGAAGAAGCTGAGTGGGAGCGAGGTCCTGgtggagggagagaggaagTCCCGCCCCTGGATGGTGAAGAAATGCCAGAGACACAGCAGCTCTGTGCGGGCCCCCAACAAGGCGCGCAGGAAGTACCACCGCTACGAGCCTGGCAGCGCCTCACCCGCCAACCTCACAGCTG CCGCTGCAGCAAAATTTCGACGGGACTCCCTGTTCTGCCCAGACGAGCTGGACTCTCTGTTTTCTTACTTTGACACCGGCTCTGGTCCTCGCA GCCCTGCAGGTCTCAGCAGCGACAGCGGCCTGGGAGGAAGCACAGACGGCAGCACCGACATCCTTGTGTTTGGCAGTGTGACGGAGGAAG AAGAGGAGTCGGAGGAGTCCTCCAGTGGGGAGGTGGAGATCGAACAGGAGGGGTCTTCGGATCCCGAGGATCCCAGGGAGTTGCATCCTGGGGCTCTGCTCTATCGCTCCTCTCGTCTCCACAATTTGCCCCTCATGGCAGAGGCACTGGCGCACGGTGCTGATGTGCACGGTACCAACgaagaagaggagggaaaaaCAGCTCTTATACAGGCTGTGGTCGGG GGATCTTTGATCGCTTGTGAGTTCTTGCTACAGAACGGAGCTGATGTGAACCAGAGAGACATGCGAGGCAAGGGCCCGCTTCACCACGCTACCTACATGGGCCACACCGG acaggtgtgtttgtttctcaagAGAGGAGCATCGCAGACGGAAGTGGACGAGCAGGGTAACGACCCCCTCAGCATCGCTGTTCAGGCTGCCAACGCAGACATCGTCACGCT GTTGCGACTGGCGCGGATGAACGAGGAGATGCGCGAGGCGGAGGCTCCACTGGGTCAACCAG GGGTTTCCACAGGCAGCAGGAAAGATAATCTCAAGGATGTTCGGGATAGA GTGACATCTCCAGTGCTGATGTCTTTCGCGAGTTTTCTGTCCTCGCGTCTCTCCAGCCCGAGAAGCTGA
- the acap3b gene encoding arf-GAP with coiled-coil, ANK repeat and PH domain-containing protein 3b isoform X4 yields the protein MTVDFEECIKDSPRFRAGIDDVETDVVEIEAKLDKLVKLCSGMIEAGRVYVSANKLFVNGIRDLSHQCKKEEMISECLEKCGESLQEIVNYQTILFDQAQRSIKQQLHTFIKEDIRKFKDTKKQFDRVREDMELAQVKNAQAPRNKVHEAEEATQALILSRKAFRHLALDYVLQINVLQAKKKFEILDAMLSFMRAQYTLFKQGFNILDEIDPYMKKLAAQLDQLVIDSAMEKRELEHKHALIQQRTLMQDFSYDDPKLEFNVDAPNGVVMEGYLFKRASNAFKTWNRRWFSIQNSQLVYQKKLKDSLTVVVEDLRLCSVKPCEDNERRFCFEVVSPTKSCMLQAESEKLRQAWIQAVQASIASAYKDIGDNYYIERLDRTASPSTSSIDSASEPRDRGERADKACRGGGESLLQRVQSLPGNELCSDCGQAAPCWASINLGVLLCIECSGIHRSLGVHFSKVRSLTLDSWEPELLKLMCELGNTVINNIYEGACEELGVKKPGPSSSRQEKEAWIKFKYVEKRFLKKLSGSEVLVEGERKSRPWMVKKCQRHSSSVRAPNKARRKYHRYEPGSASPANLTAAAAAKFRRDSLFCPDELDSLFSYFDTGSGPRSLSSDSGLGGSTDGSTDILVFGSVTEEEEESEESSSGEVEIEQEGSSDPEDPRELHPGALLYRSSRLHNLPLMAEALAHGADVHGTNEEEEGKTALIQAVVGGSLIACEFLLQNGADVNQRDMRGKGPLHHATYMGHTGQVCLFLKRGASQTEVDEQGNDPLSIAVQAANADIVTLLRLARMNEEMREAEAPLGQPGVSTGSRKDNLKDVRDRVTSPVLMSFASFLSSRLSSPRS from the exons CTGGTGAAGCTGTGCAGCGGGATGATCGAGGCCGGCAGGGTCTATGTCAGCGCCAATAAACTCTTTGTCAATGGCATCAGAGATCTGTCCCACCAGTGCAAGAAGGAGGAGATGATATCA GAATGCCTTGAAAAGTGTGGCGAAAGCCTCCAGGAGATTGTCAACTATCAAACG ATTTTGTTTGACCAGGCTCAGAGGTCGATCAAACAGCAGCTTCATACCTTCATTAAGGA GGATATCCGTAAGTTCAAGGACACCAAGAAGCAGTTTGACCGCGTGCGCGAGGACATGGAGCTGGCTCAAGTGAAGAACGCTCAGGCACCGAGGAACAAGGTGCACGAAGCAGAGGAGGCCACACAGGCGCTCATCCTCAGCCGCAAAGCCTTCAGGCACCTCGCCCTGGACTATGTGCTGCAG aTTAATGTCCTTCAAGCTAAGAAGAAGTTTGAAATCCTTGATGCA ATGCTGTCTTTCATGCGAGCCCAGTATACTTTGTTCAAGCAAGGCTTCAACATTTTAGATGAGATTGACCCCTACATGAAAAAGCTGGCTGCACAG TTGGACCAGCTGGTGATCGACTCTGCCATGGAGAAGAGGGAGCTGGAGCACAAACACGCTCTCATCCAGCAGAGG ACTCTGATGCAG GATTTTTCCTACGATGATCCCAAGCTTGAATTCAATGTGGACGCACCCAATGGGGTCGTCATGGAGGGCTATCTGTTCAAGAGAGCCAGCAATGCTTTCAAAACTTGGAACAG GCGGTGGTTTTCAATCCAAAACAGCCAGCTGGTCTACCAAAAAAAACTCAAG GATTCTCTGACGGTGGTGGTTGAGGATCTGAGGCTGTGCTCAGTCAAACCATGTGAAGATAATGAGAGGAGATTCTGCTTTGAGGTGGTTTCGCCCACAAA GAGCTGCATGCTGCAAGCAGAGTCTGAGAAGCTGCGGCAGGCTTGGATCCAGGCGGTCCAGGCGAGCATCGCTTCTGCTTACAAAGACATCGGCGACAACTATTACATTGAG CGTTTGGACCGGACGGCTTCACCGTCCACCAGCAGCATCGACTCTGCCAGCGAGCCCCGGGACAGGGGGGAGAGGGCGGACAAGGCGTGCCGGGGCGGCGGGGAGTCTCTCCTTCAGCGGGTGCAGAGCCTGCCGGGCAACGAGCTGTGCAGCGACTGCGGCCAGGCGGCTCCATGCTGGGCTTCAATCAACCTGGGCGTGCTGCTTTGCATCGAGTGCTCAGGGATCCACAG gaGTTTAGGCGTTCATTTCTCTAAAGTGCGCTCGCTGACATTGGACTCGTGGGAGCCAGAATTACTCAAG CTCATGTGTGAGTTGGGAAACACTGTGATCAACAACATTTACGAGGGAGCCTGCGAGGAACTGGGAGTTAAGAAACCGGGACCGTCTAGCTCGAG GCAGGAGAAAGAGGCCTGGATCAAGTTTAAATATGTTGAGAAACGCTTCCTGAAGAAGCTGAGTGGGAGCGAGGTCCTGgtggagggagagaggaagTCCCGCCCCTGGATGGTGAAGAAATGCCAGAGACACAGCAGCTCTGTGCGGGCCCCCAACAAGGCGCGCAGGAAGTACCACCGCTACGAGCCTGGCAGCGCCTCACCCGCCAACCTCACAGCTG CCGCTGCAGCAAAATTTCGACGGGACTCCCTGTTCTGCCCAGACGAGCTGGACTCTCTGTTTTCTTACTTTGACACCGGCTCTGGTCCTCGCA GTCTCAGCAGCGACAGCGGCCTGGGAGGAAGCACAGACGGCAGCACCGACATCCTTGTGTTTGGCAGTGTGACGGAGGAAG AAGAGGAGTCGGAGGAGTCCTCCAGTGGGGAGGTGGAGATCGAACAGGAGGGGTCTTCGGATCCCGAGGATCCCAGGGAGTTGCATCCTGGGGCTCTGCTCTATCGCTCCTCTCGTCTCCACAATTTGCCCCTCATGGCAGAGGCACTGGCGCACGGTGCTGATGTGCACGGTACCAACgaagaagaggagggaaaaaCAGCTCTTATACAGGCTGTGGTCGGG GGATCTTTGATCGCTTGTGAGTTCTTGCTACAGAACGGAGCTGATGTGAACCAGAGAGACATGCGAGGCAAGGGCCCGCTTCACCACGCTACCTACATGGGCCACACCGG acaggtgtgtttgtttctcaagAGAGGAGCATCGCAGACGGAAGTGGACGAGCAGGGTAACGACCCCCTCAGCATCGCTGTTCAGGCTGCCAACGCAGACATCGTCACGCT GTTGCGACTGGCGCGGATGAACGAGGAGATGCGCGAGGCGGAGGCTCCACTGGGTCAACCAG GGGTTTCCACAGGCAGCAGGAAAGATAATCTCAAGGATGTTCGGGATAGA GTGACATCTCCAGTGCTGATGTCTTTCGCGAGTTTTCTGTCCTCGCGTCTCTCCAGCCCGAGAAGCTGA
- the acap3b gene encoding arf-GAP with coiled-coil, ANK repeat and PH domain-containing protein 3b isoform X6, with protein sequence MTVDFEECIKDSPRFRAGIDDVETDVVEIEAKLDKLVKLCSGMIEAGRVYVSANKLFVNGIRDLSHQCKKEEMISECLEKCGESLQEIVNYQTILFDQAQRSIKQQLHTFIKEDIRKFKDTKKQFDRVREDMELAQVKNAQAPRNKVHEAEEATQALILSRKAFRHLALDYVLQINVLQAKKKFEILDAMLSFMRAQYTLFKQGFNILDEIDPYMKKLAAQLDQLVIDSAMEKRELEHKHALIQQRTLMQDFSYDDPKLEFNVDAPNGVVMEGYLFKRASNAFKTWNRRWFSIQNSQLVYQKKLKDSLTVVVEDLRLCSVKPCEDNERRFCFEVVSPTKSCMLQAESEKLRQAWIQAVQASIASAYKDIGDNYYIERLDRTASPSTSSIDSASEPRDRGERADKACRGGGESLLQRVQSLPGNELCSDCGQAAPCWASINLGVLLCIECSGIHRSLGVHFSKVRSLTLDSWEPELLKLMCELGNTVINNIYEGACEELGVKKPGPSSSRQEKEAWIKFKYVEKRFLKKLSGSEVLVEGERKSRPWMVKKCQRHSSSVRAPNKARRKYHRYEPGSASPANLTAAAAAKFRRDSLFCPDELDSLFSYFDTGSGPRSLSSDSGLGGSTDGSTDILVFGSVTEEEEESEESSSGEVEIEQEGSSDPEDPRELHPGALLYRSSRLHNLPLMAEALAHGADVHGTNEEEEGKTALIQAVVGGSLIACEFLLQNGADVNQRDMRGKGPLHHATYMGHTGQVCLFLKRGASQTEVDEQGNDPLSIAVQAANADIVTLLRLARMNEEMREAEAPLGQPGQYPSSSPTEQQYRKCIQEFICLNIDES encoded by the exons CTGGTGAAGCTGTGCAGCGGGATGATCGAGGCCGGCAGGGTCTATGTCAGCGCCAATAAACTCTTTGTCAATGGCATCAGAGATCTGTCCCACCAGTGCAAGAAGGAGGAGATGATATCA GAATGCCTTGAAAAGTGTGGCGAAAGCCTCCAGGAGATTGTCAACTATCAAACG ATTTTGTTTGACCAGGCTCAGAGGTCGATCAAACAGCAGCTTCATACCTTCATTAAGGA GGATATCCGTAAGTTCAAGGACACCAAGAAGCAGTTTGACCGCGTGCGCGAGGACATGGAGCTGGCTCAAGTGAAGAACGCTCAGGCACCGAGGAACAAGGTGCACGAAGCAGAGGAGGCCACACAGGCGCTCATCCTCAGCCGCAAAGCCTTCAGGCACCTCGCCCTGGACTATGTGCTGCAG aTTAATGTCCTTCAAGCTAAGAAGAAGTTTGAAATCCTTGATGCA ATGCTGTCTTTCATGCGAGCCCAGTATACTTTGTTCAAGCAAGGCTTCAACATTTTAGATGAGATTGACCCCTACATGAAAAAGCTGGCTGCACAG TTGGACCAGCTGGTGATCGACTCTGCCATGGAGAAGAGGGAGCTGGAGCACAAACACGCTCTCATCCAGCAGAGG ACTCTGATGCAG GATTTTTCCTACGATGATCCCAAGCTTGAATTCAATGTGGACGCACCCAATGGGGTCGTCATGGAGGGCTATCTGTTCAAGAGAGCCAGCAATGCTTTCAAAACTTGGAACAG GCGGTGGTTTTCAATCCAAAACAGCCAGCTGGTCTACCAAAAAAAACTCAAG GATTCTCTGACGGTGGTGGTTGAGGATCTGAGGCTGTGCTCAGTCAAACCATGTGAAGATAATGAGAGGAGATTCTGCTTTGAGGTGGTTTCGCCCACAAA GAGCTGCATGCTGCAAGCAGAGTCTGAGAAGCTGCGGCAGGCTTGGATCCAGGCGGTCCAGGCGAGCATCGCTTCTGCTTACAAAGACATCGGCGACAACTATTACATTGAG CGTTTGGACCGGACGGCTTCACCGTCCACCAGCAGCATCGACTCTGCCAGCGAGCCCCGGGACAGGGGGGAGAGGGCGGACAAGGCGTGCCGGGGCGGCGGGGAGTCTCTCCTTCAGCGGGTGCAGAGCCTGCCGGGCAACGAGCTGTGCAGCGACTGCGGCCAGGCGGCTCCATGCTGGGCTTCAATCAACCTGGGCGTGCTGCTTTGCATCGAGTGCTCAGGGATCCACAG gaGTTTAGGCGTTCATTTCTCTAAAGTGCGCTCGCTGACATTGGACTCGTGGGAGCCAGAATTACTCAAG CTCATGTGTGAGTTGGGAAACACTGTGATCAACAACATTTACGAGGGAGCCTGCGAGGAACTGGGAGTTAAGAAACCGGGACCGTCTAGCTCGAG GCAGGAGAAAGAGGCCTGGATCAAGTTTAAATATGTTGAGAAACGCTTCCTGAAGAAGCTGAGTGGGAGCGAGGTCCTGgtggagggagagaggaagTCCCGCCCCTGGATGGTGAAGAAATGCCAGAGACACAGCAGCTCTGTGCGGGCCCCCAACAAGGCGCGCAGGAAGTACCACCGCTACGAGCCTGGCAGCGCCTCACCCGCCAACCTCACAGCTG CCGCTGCAGCAAAATTTCGACGGGACTCCCTGTTCTGCCCAGACGAGCTGGACTCTCTGTTTTCTTACTTTGACACCGGCTCTGGTCCTCGCA GTCTCAGCAGCGACAGCGGCCTGGGAGGAAGCACAGACGGCAGCACCGACATCCTTGTGTTTGGCAGTGTGACGGAGGAAG AAGAGGAGTCGGAGGAGTCCTCCAGTGGGGAGGTGGAGATCGAACAGGAGGGGTCTTCGGATCCCGAGGATCCCAGGGAGTTGCATCCTGGGGCTCTGCTCTATCGCTCCTCTCGTCTCCACAATTTGCCCCTCATGGCAGAGGCACTGGCGCACGGTGCTGATGTGCACGGTACCAACgaagaagaggagggaaaaaCAGCTCTTATACAGGCTGTGGTCGGG GGATCTTTGATCGCTTGTGAGTTCTTGCTACAGAACGGAGCTGATGTGAACCAGAGAGACATGCGAGGCAAGGGCCCGCTTCACCACGCTACCTACATGGGCCACACCGG acaggtgtgtttgtttctcaagAGAGGAGCATCGCAGACGGAAGTGGACGAGCAGGGTAACGACCCCCTCAGCATCGCTGTTCAGGCTGCCAACGCAGACATCGTCACGCT GTTGCGACTGGCGCGGATGAACGAGGAGATGCGCGAGGCGGAGGCTCCACTGGGTCAACCAGGTCAATATCCAAGCAGCAGCCCCACTGAGCAGCAGTATAGGAAGTGCATCCAGGAATTCATCTGCCTCAACATAGACGAGAGCTAG